The following are from one region of the Mustela lutreola isolate mMusLut2 chromosome 7, mMusLut2.pri, whole genome shotgun sequence genome:
- the LOC131835293 gene encoding olfactory receptor 4F3/4F16/4F29-like, whose translation MDRMNHSVVSEFVFLGLTNSWDIQLLLFVFSSTFYVASMMGNSLIMLTVTCDPHLHSPMYFLLANLSFIDLGVSSVTSPKMIYDLFRKHKVISFGGCIAQIFFIHVIGGVEMVLLIAMAFDRYVAICKPLHYLTIMSPRMCIFFLVAAWMTGLIHSVVQLAFVVNLPFCGPNVLDSFYCDLPRFIKLACTDTYQLEFMVTANSGFISVGSFFILIISYIIIILTVQKHSSAGSSKALSTLSAHITVVFLFFGPLIFVYMWPSSTIHLDKFLAIFDAVLTPFLNPVIYTFRNQEMKVAMRRVCRQLVNYRKIS comes from the coding sequence ATGGATCGAATGAATCACTCTGTGGTGTCAGAGTTTGTGTTTCTGGGACTCACCAACTCCTGGGATATCCAACTTCTCCTCTTTGTGTTCTCCTCCACGTTTTACGTGGCAAGCATGATGGGAAACTCCCTCATCATGCTCACTGTGACTTGTGACCCTCACTTGCACTCCCCCATGTACTTTCTGTTGGCCAACCTCTCCTTCATTGACCTGGGAGTTTCTTCAGTCACTTCTCCCAAGATGATTTATGATCTTTTCAGAAAGCATAAGGTCATCTCCTTTGGTGGCTGCATCgctcaaatcttctttatccacgtCATTGGTGGTGTGGAGATGGTGCTGCTCATTGCCATGGCCTTTGACAGATACGTTGCCATATGTAAGCCTCTCCACTATCTGACCATCATGAGCCCAAGAATGTGCATCTTCTTTTTAGTGGCTGCCTGGATGACTGGCCTCATCCACTCTGTGGTGCAACTGGCTTTTGTGGTAAACTTGCCCTTCTGTGGTCCTAATGTATTGGACAGTTTTTATTGTGACCTGCCTCGGTTCATCAAACTTGCCTGCACAGACACCTACCAACTAGAGTTTATGGTCACAGCCAATAGTGGATTCATTTCTGTTGGCTCCTTCTTCATACTGATCATTTCCTATATCATCATCATTCTCACTGTTCAGAAACACTCTTCAGCTGGTTCGTCCAAGGCTCTGTCCACACTCTCAGCTCACATCACTGTGGTATTCTTGTTCTTTGGTCCTTTGATATTTGTCTATATGTGGCCATCTTCCACCATACACCTGGATAAGTTTCTGGCCATCTTTGATGCTGTTCTCACTCCCTTCCTGAATCCAGTCATCTATACATTCAGGAATCAAGAAATGAAGGTGGCAATGAGGAGAGTATGCAGACAGCTAGTGAATTACAGAAAGATCTCTTAA
- the LOC131835294 gene encoding olfactory receptor 4F3/4F16/4F29-like — MDRMNHSVVSEFVFLGLTNSWDIQLLLFVFSSTFYVASMMGNSLIMLTVTCDPHLHSPMYFLLANLSFIDLGVSSVTSPKMIYDLFRKHKVISFGGCIAQIFFIHVIGGVEMVLLIAMAFDRYVAICKPLHYLTIMSPRMCIFFLVAAWMTGLIHSVVQLAFVVNLPFCGPNVLDSFYCDLPRFIKLACTDTYQLEFMVTANSGFISVGSFFILIISYIIIILTVQKHSSAGSSKALSTLSAHITVVFLFFGPLIFVYMWPSSTIHLDKFLAIFDAVLTPFLNPVIYTFRNQEMKVAMRRVCRQLVNYRKIL; from the exons ATGGATCGAATGAATCACTCTGTGGTGTCAGAGTTTGTGTTTCTGGGACTCACCAACTCCTGGGATATCCAACTTCTCCTCTTTGTGTTCTCCTCCACGTTTTACGTGGCAAGCATGATGGGAAACTCCCTCATCATGCTCACTGTGACTTGTGACCCTCACTTGCACTCCCCCATGTACTTTCTGTTGGCCAACCTCTCCTTCATTGACCTGGGAGTTTCTTCAGTCACTTCTCCCAAGATGATTTATGATCTTTTCAGAAAGCATAAGGTCATCTCCTTTGGTGGCTGCATCgctcaaatcttctttatccacgtCATTGGTGGTGTGGAGATGGTGCTGCTCATTGCCATGGCCTTTGACAGATACGTTGCCATATGTAAGCCTCTCCACTATCTGACCATCATGAGCCCAAGAATGTGCATCTTCTTTTTAGTGGCTGCCTGGATGACTGGCCTCATCCACTCTGTGGTGCAACTGGCTTTTGTGGTAAACTTGCCCTTCTGTGGTCCTAATGTATTGGACAGTTTTTATTGTGACCTGCCTCGGTTCATCAAACTTGCCTGCACAGACACCTACCAACTAGAGTTTATGGTCACAGCCAATAGTGGATTCATTTCTGTTGGCTCCTTCTTCATACTGATCATTTCCTATATCATCATCATTCTCACTGTTCAGAAACACTCTTCAGCTGGTTCGTCCAAGGCTCTGTCCACACTCTCAGCTCACATCACTGTGGTATTCTTGTTCTTTGGTCCTTTGATATTTGTCTATATGTGGCCATCTTCCACCATACACCTGGATAAGTTTCTGGCTATCTTTGATGCTGTTCTCACTCCCTTCCTGAATCCAGTCATCTATACATTCAGGAATCAAGAAATGAAGGTGGCAATGAGGAGAGTATGCAGACAGCTAGTGAATTACAGAAAGAT ACTGTGA
- the LOC131835297 gene encoding olfactory receptor 4F15: MDRMNQSIVSEFVFLGLTNSWEIQHLLFVFSFLFYLASMMGNLVIVFTVTLDAHLHSPMYFLLANLSVIDMLFCSITAPKMICDIFKKHKAISFCGCIMQIFFSHAVGGTEMVLLIAMAFDRYVAICKPLHYLSIMSPKMCLFFLVTSWVIGLIHSLVQLVFVVDLPFCGPNVLDSFYCDLPRLLRLACTNTQELEFMVTVNSGLISVGSFILLVFSYVFILFTVWKHSSGGSSKAVSTLSAHITVVVLFFGPLMFFYTWPSPTSNLDKYLAIFDAVITPFLNPVIYTFRNREMKVAMRRLCGRLVRYRKIS, encoded by the coding sequence ATGGACAGAATGAACCAGTCGATAGTATCAGAGTTTGTGTTCCTTGGACTCACGAATTCATGGGAGATCCAAcatctcctttttgttttctcctttttattctaCTTGGCAAGCATGATGGGAAACCTTGTCATTGTGTTCACTGTAACCTTGGATGCTCATCTGCATTCCCCTATGTATTTCCTCCTGGCTAACCTCTCTGTCATTGATATGTTGTTTTGCTCAATCACAGCCCCTAAAATGATTTGTGATATTTTTAAGAAGCACAAAGCCATCTCTTTTTGTGGATGTATTATGCAGATCTTCTTTAGCCATGCAGTTGGGGGCACAGAGATGGTGCTGCTTATAGCCATGGCCTTTGACAGATATGTGGCCATATGTAAGCCTCTGCACTACTTGAGCATCATGAGCCCAAAGATGTGTCTATTCTTTTTAGTAACTTCTTGGGTCATTGGCCTCATCCATTCATTGGTTCAATTAGTTTTTGTGGTAGATTTGCCTTTTTGTGGCCCTAATGTATTGGATAGTTTTTATTGTGACCTTCCCCGGCTCCTCAGGCTTGCCTGCACAAACACTCAAGAATTGGAGTTCATGGTTACTGTCAATAGTGGGCTCATTTCTGTGGGGTCTTTTATCCTGCTGGTCTTTTCATAtgtcttcattttgtttactgtttGGAAACATTCCTCTGGTGGTTCATCCAAGGCTGTCTCCACACTGTCGGCTCATATCACTGTGGTGGTTTTGTTCTTTGGGCCATTGATGTTTTTCTACACATGGCCTTCTCCCACATCAAACCTGGATAAATATCTTGCTATTTTTGATGCAGTTATCACTCCTTTTCTGAATCCAGTCATCTACACATTCAGGAACAGAGAGATGAAAGTGGCAATGAGGAGACTGTGTGGTCGTCTTGTGCGTTACAGGAAGATTTCATGA